The sequence below is a genomic window from Oscillatoria salina IIICB1.
TACTTCTAGGTTGCCCCGATCGCTGCGGAAAACTCAGCTTCAATTTGTCAATATTTGTGTAGACTTACAGTTAAGCTACTTAAGCCGATTGATAAAAAAATTAACTTAATTTTTTTGACGTAAATTTGCTTAGGCGATCCGATCGTCGTCAATTTTTTGAAGAATTATCAAGTTCCCTGCTCTTCAATGCACGTTTCTATCAATTTGTCAATACCATTAACAGGAAAAATTGGCGTTTCTAACATCTCGCTGACTTCTGCAACAGTTAAATCGTCAAGAAAACAGGCTTCGTCATGCTTGAGCATTAAATCAGGTAACAAAATCCCATTACCATTATCTCGTTGCTTTAATCCTGCTAGCAAATCTTGTCCGGTAAGTAAACCTGTAACAGTTATTTCCTGTCCCCAATATTCACTACGCAATGCTGCTAAATTAACTTCTAAATTTTCTACCTGATTTAATTGCGTTACTAAAGGTTGAAAAGCTATTTCGACAGCGTTACCCACTACCCAGGTAAAGCGACGATAACTGTTAACTTTTGACGGTAATAATTTCGTTGCTGTTTGTTCAAACTGCTTAAGAAATTGACGAATTGAACCTACACCGTTGCCAATTTGAGGATAATCTTCATAATGATTTTCTGGTGGTAATTCTTGTTGAGCAATCAAAAACCATTCATCAGCCAACCAAGCAAAGTTTGTCCCAAATTTACTTTTAAATTTTGCTTGTAATTTCTCAACTTGGGCGATTACTTCGGCGGCTTTTTCTTTACTTACAGGAACTAATTCATCTTCTGTCGGGCGAAAGCGAGTTAAACCTACGGGAACCACTGCTGCGGAAGCAACAGCCGGAATTTCTCCTGCATGGAAATCAGCTAGATCGAGTAAAGTTCTTTCTAAATGAATACCATCATTAATCCCGGGACAAACAACAACTTGCGCGTGAATTTGTAAGCGTCTTTCTTGAAACCAACGTAATTGTGATTTTATTTGACCTGCGCGAGGATTTTTAAGTAAACGAATGCGGATTTCTGGTTCAGTTGCATGCACTGAAACATAAAGAGGAGATAAGCGCATTTGTTCGATACGCTGCCATTCTTTTGTGGTAAGATTAGTTAGGGTTAAATAACTACCATAAAGAAAGCTGAGGCGATAGTCATCATCTTTGAGATAAAGAGTTTTTCGCTTTCCTGGTGGTTGTTGTTCGATAAAGCAAAAAGGACAGCGATTATTACATTGAATTAAACCATCAAACAGAGCAGTTTCAAATTCTAAACCGAGGTCATCTTCATAATCTTTTTCAATTTCGAGATAGTGCTTTTTACCCTTGATATCGATAACTTCAAGTGCTAAAATTTCATCAGCACAAAGAAATTGATAATCGATTAAATCGCGGGGACGAGTACCATTAATAGAAACGATCGCGTCCCCAACTTCAAAACCAATTTCAGCAGCGATAGAGTCGGGTAAAACTTTAGTAATACGGGCGGGACGAAGAGAAAATTCGGTCATAATCGATCAATCTAACAATCCTGTCGCGATCGCGGCTAAAATACCTATACCGAAAATTAAGCGATACCAGACAAAAACCCAGGTACTTTGTCTTTGTAAATAGCGGATTAACCACGCGATCGCTAAATAAGAAAATAAGGCTGAGGAAATAGTTCCTACTGCTAACGGCATGATTGAAGAACTACTGACATTTTGCTCGAAAACTCCTTTTAATTCCACTAAACCAGCGATAGTAATGGCGGGAATACCCAATAAAAAGGAAAAACGAGCCGCAGTTGCTCTTTCTAAACCAATAAATAAACCAGCAGTAATCGTCGAACCAGAGCGAGATACGCCGGGAATTAAAGCCAATGCTTGGGCTAATCCCATCAAGATACCGTCTTTCGTCGAAAGATGCTCGAAGTCTCGCTGACGAGTGCCAATTTTTTCTGCTAATCCTAATAATAGCGCCATCACAATCGAAGCGATCGCGATCGCGCTCATACTTCGCAACGGTGAGTTGTCAAAGTCGGGGATCGAGAATTTAATTAATAAGCCGAAAAAGACAATCGGAATCGTCCCAATCCCAATACCGAGAGCAATTTTGAATTCTAAAGCTTGATAATCTGATTTACGAATTGCTTGAATTGCTCCGACAGTTACTTGTACTAAGTCGCTCCAAAAATACCAAACTACTGCGGCAATACTACCTAATTGAATTACAGCAGTATAAGCTACTCCCGGATCGCCCCAACCTAAGAATACTGGTACTGCTTTCAGATGGGCGGTACTACTAATCGGCAGAAATTCGGTCATTCCTTGCACAAAACCCAAAAAAGCTGCTTGAAACAGATTGTATTGCGAAGTTGATGCCGGAGTGTTTATTTCTGTCGGTGGTACTTGGGCTACTACGCTAGATGCTTGGATTAATCCTGACCAAGTAAAAGCGAGTGTCATACCTATAGCGATCGCTACAGCTAATCTTAAACCTTTTTTTGCCAATCCTCTCATCCTCTCCTCGCTTTGACCTGATTGTTTCGCTACGCAGTATAGCAGTGGTGATTGGGGATTGGTGATTGGGGATTTCAGTGAACAGTTATCAGTTATCAGTAGAGAGTAGAGATTGGAGACAAGCAAGAGGGGGAAAAGGGAAAGGACAAAAAGGATAAACTGTTCACTGTTTACTGTTCACTGCTTACTGAACCCAGTCCCCGATCCCATATAATGCCCCCTAGGGGGATAAAAAAGTGCTAAATTTAAGATAAATAAAGATAAGTAAAGAATATTAACAATATTTTGTTTCACAATAGCTGGTTCACATTAATGTCATCTTCATCAGTCTCTGACTACAAACTCAAGTCAGAGGAAAGTTTCTTTTGTCTCACTGAGTGGGGAAGCGAACAACGTCAGCGCTGGCTAGTTTTCTTAGCCGCAGGATTTTTAGTTTCCGTACCAGTATTTTTCCAAGCGCCGTTAGTGCGGCTGCTACCGTGGTTTAGCTTGCTTTTGACCTGGGGATGGTTACAGCTAGCCTTGTGGCTCTCCAAGCGTCAAAAAACGGAACTGTGGGGCGATATTTTGCTAGGGTTTACCTGGAGTTGGTTGGCTGGTTCTATTTACTGGGGTTGGCTGCGTTGGGAACCTTTGATCCACTTACCTGTGGAATCGGTTGGTTTACCATTTGCCCTGTGGGGACTATGGCGAGGTTGGGCTAAGGTAGGAAATTTATTTTATCTTGGTTCTTTGTTAGGTACGGCATTGACAGATGGTTACTTTTATGTAACAGGTTTAATTCCTTACTGGCGCAAAGTCATGACAGTGGAACCAGAATTGGTAACGCCAATTTTCCAAAACGCGATCGCTCAAGTACAAACTGTTTGGGGAATCAGTTGGGCAGTAGTATTAGTAAATATCCTCTTAGGTATCGGCTTGTGGTCATTGCAAAAACAGGAACTACATTGGTGGGCATTTTCAGGAGCAGTATTGAGTACCATTTTGGTAGATGGTTTATTCTGGCTAGCAGCATCAATGGCATAAAGGCGATCGTCACAACATTGCGAAAGAATGTGTTTTAATGTAGCTGTTTTGGTGTGGAGAGGCATAAATTATCATTGGGGTAGAATGCACTCAAATCACAGTTTTTTCCGACACGAGATTTTAACTCCGGAAAAGTTAGGGCAGAAAAATGCTTCTTTACCACCAGCGATCGCTACTACATCAGGGGTAGCCTTGGGACGAACTCCTTACTTGCTTCTTCGTACTGCAACAGGTAATCGCTACTTACCCTTAGTAGGTAGCAGTTGCTGGACATTGGGACGAAGTGACGAGAATAATTTTATGATTCCCGATCGCTGGATTTCCCGCACTCATGCGATGTTACAGTTTACTGAGACTGGAGAATTTTATCTTATTGACTTAGGAAGTCGTAACGGTTCCTTTGTCAATGGTCGTCGGGTAAATATTCCGGTAACTTTAAAAAATGGCGATCGCCTTACCTTCGGTCAAACAGAAATTGAATTTCACTGTCCCCCTCACATTCGCCAAGACAATGAAAATGGTGAAGTCTCGGAAAAGGAAACTTTAACTTCGACTCTCCATGTTAGGCGACTAATGTCAGTAATGGTAGTGGATATTCGTGATTTTACAGTTTTGACCAGACAGTTAGACGAAAAAATTCTTTCCATGTTGGTTGGTAGTTGGTTTCGTCAAGCGGGAGAAATTATCCGCTCTTCTGGTAGTTGGGTGGATAAATATATTGGTGATGCGGTAATGGCGATTTGGTTTCACGGACAAACAGAACTTACCAAAGAAGAAGTAGTGCAAATTTTCCAAGCAATCAGCGATTTGCGTAAAATGACTACAGATTTGAGCAACCAGTATCCTTTACCGTTTCCCTTAAGAATTGGAGCCGGAATCAACACAGGTTATGCGATGGTGGGAAATACTGGTAGTGGCGATCGCCCAGATTATACCGCGATCGGCGACACGGTTAATGCCGCCTTTCGCTTAGAATCTGCTACCAAAGAAATTCACTTGGATGTTGCTTTGGGAGAGGAAACTTATGAATATTTAAGTGAATTTCCCGAAGCTCAAAGACGCTTTCAGCAATACCAGGTAAGTCTCAAAGGTTATGACAATCCGACGATTACTTATGCCACAACTTTTGAAGAGCTAGATAACTTTTTATTAGACAAAATTGTGCGGGATAGTCGCTCGAAGCAGTTATAAAAATTTAAATATTGTCGCGATCGTCGATCCGTGATAATTTTCTCGTTTAGTTTCAAATTATTCTTAAATTCAGCCTGATAACTGGTAACTGTTCGCTGTTAACTGAATCCAATCCCCTAGATTAACTTGACTTGAAATACTTCCGCAAATGTGGTAATCAAGGCTTGGCGTACTTGCTCGATGTCGAGATCCGGAATAAACTGGGCGAGACTACCCACAGGTTTATCCTCGATCCCACAAGGAATAATGTGTTGAAAACCAGTAAGATCGCAGTTGACATTAAGGGCAAATCCGTGCATAGTAATCCAACGTCGGACTTTAATCCCGATCGCTGCAACTTTTCGTCCTTCTACCCAAACACCTGTCAATCCAGAAAGGCGAGATCCTCTCAATCCGTAACCAGCTAATAACTGAATAATTACTTCTTCTAGCTGACGGAGATACCAATGTAAATCTGTTTGATAATAGCGCAAATTGAGGATCGGATAGCCGACGATTTGCCCTGGACAATGATAGGTAACTTCTCCACCGCGTTCGATACGATGAACTTCCCAACCTGTAACAGTGGGGTCAAATTTGAGAAATTCCGTCTTGGCTCCAGTGCCAAGAGTATAGACTGGAGGATGTTCTAATAGTAGCAGAACGTCATCTAACTCAGGATTGCTGAGACGTTGAGCTACCAGGGAATGTTGTTTTTCCCAAGCTTCCATATAGGGGATTAGCCCGTTTTTGTCAACTTTACAATGACGGTTTTTTTTCGGCTCTGTGGCAATTTCAAGAAATGTCAAGCTATGCAAAGGATAATGAAGAGAAATCAAAGG
It includes:
- a CDS encoding TIGR03279 family radical SAM protein → MTEFSLRPARITKVLPDSIAAEIGFEVGDAIVSINGTRPRDLIDYQFLCADEILALEVIDIKGKKHYLEIEKDYEDDLGLEFETALFDGLIQCNNRCPFCFIEQQPPGKRKTLYLKDDDYRLSFLYGSYLTLTNLTTKEWQRIEQMRLSPLYVSVHATEPEIRIRLLKNPRAGQIKSQLRWFQERRLQIHAQVVVCPGINDGIHLERTLLDLADFHAGEIPAVASAAVVPVGLTRFRPTEDELVPVSKEKAAEVIAQVEKLQAKFKSKFGTNFAWLADEWFLIAQQELPPENHYEDYPQIGNGVGSIRQFLKQFEQTATKLLPSKVNSYRRFTWVVGNAVEIAFQPLVTQLNQVENLEVNLAALRSEYWGQEITVTGLLTGQDLLAGLKQRDNGNGILLPDLMLKHDEACFLDDLTVAEVSEMLETPIFPVNGIDKLIETCIEEQGT
- a CDS encoding undecaprenyl-diphosphate phosphatase; this translates as MRGLAKKGLRLAVAIAIGMTLAFTWSGLIQASSVVAQVPPTEINTPASTSQYNLFQAAFLGFVQGMTEFLPISSTAHLKAVPVFLGWGDPGVAYTAVIQLGSIAAVVWYFWSDLVQVTVGAIQAIRKSDYQALEFKIALGIGIGTIPIVFFGLLIKFSIPDFDNSPLRSMSAIAIASIVMALLLGLAEKIGTRQRDFEHLSTKDGILMGLAQALALIPGVSRSGSTITAGLFIGLERATAARFSFLLGIPAITIAGLVELKGVFEQNVSSSSIMPLAVGTISSALFSYLAIAWLIRYLQRQSTWVFVWYRLIFGIGILAAIATGLLD
- a CDS encoding DUF3120 domain-containing protein encodes the protein MSSSSVSDYKLKSEESFFCLTEWGSEQRQRWLVFLAAGFLVSVPVFFQAPLVRLLPWFSLLLTWGWLQLALWLSKRQKTELWGDILLGFTWSWLAGSIYWGWLRWEPLIHLPVESVGLPFALWGLWRGWAKVGNLFYLGSLLGTALTDGYFYVTGLIPYWRKVMTVEPELVTPIFQNAIAQVQTVWGISWAVVLVNILLGIGLWSLQKQELHWWAFSGAVLSTILVDGLFWLAASMA
- a CDS encoding adenylate/guanylate cyclase domain-containing protein encodes the protein MCFNVAVLVWRGINYHWGRMHSNHSFFRHEILTPEKLGQKNASLPPAIATTSGVALGRTPYLLLRTATGNRYLPLVGSSCWTLGRSDENNFMIPDRWISRTHAMLQFTETGEFYLIDLGSRNGSFVNGRRVNIPVTLKNGDRLTFGQTEIEFHCPPHIRQDNENGEVSEKETLTSTLHVRRLMSVMVVDIRDFTVLTRQLDEKILSMLVGSWFRQAGEIIRSSGSWVDKYIGDAVMAIWFHGQTELTKEEVVQIFQAISDLRKMTTDLSNQYPLPFPLRIGAGINTGYAMVGNTGSGDRPDYTAIGDTVNAAFRLESATKEIHLDVALGEETYEYLSEFPEAQRRFQQYQVSLKGYDNPTITYATTFEELDNFLLDKIVRDSRSKQL
- the lipB gene encoding lipoyl(octanoyl) transferase LipB, giving the protein MATEPKKNRHCKVDKNGLIPYMEAWEKQHSLVAQRLSNPELDDVLLLLEHPPVYTLGTGAKTEFLKFDPTVTGWEVHRIERGGEVTYHCPGQIVGYPILNLRYYQTDLHWYLRQLEEVIIQLLAGYGLRGSRLSGLTGVWVEGRKVAAIGIKVRRWITMHGFALNVNCDLTGFQHIIPCGIEDKPVGSLAQFIPDLDIEQVRQALITTFAEVFQVKLI